A genomic stretch from Thermoanaerobaculia bacterium includes:
- a CDS encoding DUF3604 domain-containing protein: MNRVRTTLERVLITVVFAATTASLAAQTNKPEAAIQDAGSADPAALARAYPTKPPYSPYAGRSFPTRPLFGDTHLHTSFSMDAGAFGARLGPREAYRFARGEEVLSSSGQPVKLSRPLDFLVVADHSDGFGFFPQLMSGDPELLATPQGRKWYDQIKSGHGADAALDIIVSFSNNKLPKGFPLPGTRAYRSAWQEEIDAAEAFNDPGRFTAIIGYEWTSNTGGNNLHRNVLFRENGAKAGLVEPYTTLPPLGSDNPEDLWKWMAATEEKTGSEVLAIAHNGNLSNGIMFPMVEAFGRKIDRRYAETRIKWEKLYETTQTKGDGEAHPFLSPNDEFANFEKWDKANLDGSVAKTKEMLQFEYARSALKNGLKLESVLGVNPYKFGLIGSSDAHNGLAAMEEDNFFGKTAPQEPSPERLTKTFMSNPRTGVTIKDWEVSASGYAAVWATENTRAAIFDAMQRRETYATTGPRMIVRFFGGWDFQPADAKNRMPAAIGYAKGVPMGGDLSDAPAGKSPTFLVAALKDPIGANLDRIQVIKGWLDAKGELHEKIYDVAWSDANNRKPGANGKLPPVGDTVDVDNASWTNTIGDPELIATWKDPTFDPRQRALYYVRVLEIPTPRWTAYDAKRFGIKPLPGTAMKLQERAYTSPIWYTP; the protein is encoded by the coding sequence ATGAACCGAGTCCGAACCACGTTGGAGCGGGTACTGATCACTGTCGTTTTCGCGGCCACGACCGCTTCGCTCGCCGCGCAAACGAACAAGCCGGAAGCGGCGATCCAGGATGCGGGTTCGGCGGACCCCGCCGCTCTCGCCCGGGCGTATCCCACCAAACCACCGTACTCGCCTTACGCCGGCCGCAGCTTTCCGACGCGGCCGCTCTTCGGCGACACGCATCTGCACACCTCGTTCTCCATGGACGCCGGCGCCTTCGGCGCCCGCCTGGGGCCGCGCGAGGCCTACCGGTTCGCGCGAGGGGAAGAGGTCCTGTCGTCCAGCGGCCAGCCGGTCAAGCTCTCCCGCCCGCTCGACTTCCTCGTCGTCGCCGATCACTCGGACGGCTTCGGATTCTTCCCGCAGCTGATGAGCGGCGACCCGGAGCTGCTCGCCACGCCGCAGGGCCGGAAATGGTACGACCAGATCAAGTCGGGCCACGGAGCCGACGCCGCGCTCGACATCATCGTCAGCTTCAGCAACAACAAGCTGCCCAAAGGGTTTCCGCTCCCGGGCACGCGCGCCTACCGCTCCGCCTGGCAGGAGGAGATCGACGCGGCCGAAGCCTTCAACGATCCCGGCCGCTTCACTGCGATCATCGGGTACGAGTGGACATCCAACACGGGTGGCAACAACCTGCACCGCAACGTCCTCTTCCGGGAGAACGGCGCGAAGGCCGGTCTCGTCGAACCGTACACGACCCTGCCGCCCCTCGGCTCCGACAATCCCGAGGACCTCTGGAAGTGGATGGCCGCCACGGAAGAAAAAACCGGGAGCGAAGTGCTCGCCATCGCCCACAACGGCAACCTGAGCAACGGCATCATGTTTCCCATGGTCGAGGCCTTCGGCCGGAAGATCGATCGCCGGTATGCCGAGACGCGCATCAAGTGGGAGAAGCTCTACGAAACCACCCAGACCAAGGGCGACGGCGAGGCGCATCCGTTCCTGTCGCCCAACGACGAATTCGCCAATTTCGAGAAATGGGACAAGGCCAACCTGGACGGGAGCGTGGCGAAAACGAAAGAGATGCTCCAGTTCGAGTACGCCCGCTCGGCCCTGAAGAACGGCTTGAAACTCGAATCGGTGCTCGGGGTCAATCCCTACAAGTTCGGCCTGATCGGCAGCAGCGACGCGCACAACGGGCTCGCGGCGATGGAAGAAGACAACTTCTTCGGCAAGACCGCACCGCAGGAACCGAGCCCGGAACGCCTGACCAAGACGTTCATGTCGAACCCCAGGACCGGAGTGACGATCAAGGACTGGGAGGTCAGCGCCTCCGGTTATGCCGCCGTCTGGGCGACCGAGAACACCCGCGCGGCGATCTTCGACGCGATGCAGCGCCGGGAAACCTATGCCACGACGGGACCGCGCATGATCGTGCGCTTCTTCGGCGGCTGGGACTTCCAGCCGGCGGATGCGAAGAACCGGATGCCGGCGGCCATCGGCTACGCCAAGGGCGTTCCCATGGGAGGCGACCTCTCTGACGCGCCCGCGGGCAAGTCCCCGACGTTCCTCGTCGCGGCGTTGAAAGACCCCATCGGCGCCAATCTCGACCGCATCCAGGTCATCAAGGGCTGGCTCGACGCCAAAGGCGAACTGCACGAAAAGATCTACGACGTCGCATGGTCCGACGCGAACAACCGCAAGCCGGGCGCCAACGGCAAGCTCCCCCCTGTCGGCGACACCGTGGACGTCGACAACGCCAGCTGGACCAACACCATCGGAGACCCGGAGCTGATTGCGACCTGGAAAGACCCGACCTTCGACCCCCGACAGCGCGCGCTCTACTATGTCCGCGTCCTCGAAATCCCCACGCCACGCTGGACGGCCTACGATGCGAAGCGTTTCGGGATCAAGCCGCTCCCCGGAACCGCGATGAAGCTCCAGGAGCGCGCCTACACCTCGCCGATCTGGTACACACCCTGA